A genomic region of Eucalyptus grandis isolate ANBG69807.140 chromosome 5, ASM1654582v1, whole genome shotgun sequence contains the following coding sequences:
- the LOC104443714 gene encoding probable xyloglucan galactosyltransferase GT19, with the protein MATTISFFLALFLSVLGLTRSDPTAAAAVPDGCSGRRIHVRRLPPRFNLDLLATCADYPLLEDLCPYLANHGLGRPTHNRSRSWFRTDPLMLELVFHRRVLELPCLTPDPDLADAVFLPYYAGLDALHYLYGRDVNSSADHGLDLYRFLRANDPGIWERRSGHDHFLVMARPAWDFSQPLSNDPPIWGTSFLELPEFYNVTALTLEARAWPWQEQAIPYPTSFHPPDSPLLESWMARVRRSRRTALMLFAGGGGISAAPNIRRSIRLECENGTEAPPSGSGYYAKTCDFVDCSNGICEHNPIKYMRPMLKAAFCLQPPGDTPTRRSTFDSLLAGCIPVFFEDQSARSQYQWHMPEEEFDEFSVTIPKEEVVYKGLKIVDVLMGIPIERVKRMREKVVEMIPRIIYRKHGGSPGFRSTIDAFDVAVEGTLKRIKARLEEVSV; encoded by the coding sequence atggccaccaccatctccttcttcctcgcCCTCTTCCTTTCCGTTCTGGGCCTGACCCGTTCGGaccccaccgccgccgccgccgtccccgaCGGCTGCTCGGGGCGGCGGATCCACGTCCGCCGCCTGCCGCCGCGGTTCAACCTCGACCTCCTCGCCACCTGCGCCGACTACCCGCTCCTCGAGGACCTCTGCCCCTACCTGGCCAACCACGGCCTCGGCCGGCCCACCCACAACCGCTCCCGCAGCTGGTTCCGCACCGACCCCCTCATGCTCGAGCTCGTCTTCCACCGCCGCGTCCTCGAGCTCCCCTGCCTCACCCCGGACCCGGATCTCGCCGACGCCGTCTTCCTCCCCTACTACGCCGGCCTCGACGCCCTCCACTACCTCTACGGCCGCGACGTCAACTCCAGCGCCGACCACGGCCTCGATCTGTACCGCTTCCTCCGGGCCAACGACCCGGGCATCTGGGAGCGCCGCTCCGGCCACGACCACTTCCTCGTCATGGCCCGCCCCGCCTGGGACTTCTCGCAGCCGTTGTCCAACGACCCTCCCATCTGGGGCACTTCCTTTCTGGAATTGCCCGAGTTCTATAACGTGACCGCGTTGACTTTGGAGGCCAGAGCCTGGCCCTGGCAGGAGCAAGCCATCCCCTACCCGACCTCCTTCCACCCGCCGGACTCCCCCCTCCTCGAGTCGTGGATGGCCAGGGTCCGCCGGTCTCGCCGCACCGCGCTTATGCTGTTCGCCGGCGGGGGCGGCATCTCGGCGGCCCCCAACATCAGGAGGAGCATCAGGCTCGAGTGCGAAAATGGGACCGAAGCTCCCCCGTCAGGCAGCGGGTACTACGCCAAGACTTGTGATTTCGTGGATTGCTCCAATGGCATTTGCGAGCACAACCCTATCAAGTACATGCGGCCGATGCTGAAGGCCGCGTTCTGCTTGCAGCCTCCCGGGGACACGCCGACGCGGAGGTCGACCTTCGATTCGCTCCTCGCCGGGTGCATCCCGGTGTTCTTCGAGGACCAATCGGCGAGGTCGCAGTACCAGTGGCATATGCCGGAGGAAGAATTCGACGAGTTCTCGGTGACGATACCGAAGGAGGAGGTGGTGTACAAAGGTTTAAAGATAGTCGATGTGCTGATGGGGATACCGATAGAGAGAGtgaagaggatgagagagaaagTTGTGGAAATGATACCGAGAATCATATACAGAAAACATGGAGGCTCACCTGGTTTCAGGTCTACGATTGATGCATTTGATGTTGCAGTTGAGGGTACACTGAAGAGGATCAAAGCAAGACTTGAAGAGGTTTCAGTTTGA
- the LOC104443713 gene encoding 3-oxoacyl-[acyl-carrier-protein] synthase 3 A, chloroplastic, translating into MANASGLFSPSMPTLRRIKIQPSVGVSRSGSSGSNKVVLGRILCGGTSEKHASGAVSSESRVPKVIGKGCKLIGCGSAIPTLQVSNDDLAKIVDTNDEWISVRTGIRNRHVLSGKDSLTGLAVEAARKALEMAQVDPEDLDLVLLCTSTPEDLFGSAPQIQKALGCKNNPLAYDITAACSGFVLGLVSAACHIRGGGFNNVLIVGADSLSRYVDWTDRGTCILFGDAAGAVVMQACGAEDDGLFAFDLHSDGDGQRHLNASVNENETNHALGTNGSVRDFPPKQSSYSCIQMNGKEVFRFAVRCVPQSIESSLEKAGLTGSSIDWLLLHQANQRIIDAVATRLEIPRERVLSNLANYGNTSAASIPLALDEAVRSGKVKPGHMIATAGFGAGLTWGSAIIRWG; encoded by the exons atggCTAATGCGTCTGGGCTGTTCTCTCCTTCCATGCCCACCCTGAGAAGAATCAAGATTCAGCCTTCGGTGGGAGTTTCTCGATCTGGGTCGTCTGGCTCGAACAAGGTCGTGCTCGGGCGGATACTGTGCGGCGGCACCAGCGAGAAGCATGCTTCGGGCGCCGTGTCTTCTGAATCTCGGGTGCCTAA GGTCATTGGTAAAGGCTGCAAGTTAATTGGATGCGGCTCAGCCATTCCAACTCTTCAGGTTTCAAATGATGATCTTGCAAAAATTGTCGACACCAATGATGAATGGATATCAGTTCGCACTGGGATCCGCAATCGACATGTTCTTTCAG GCAAAGATAGCTTGACAGGTTTGGCTGTGGAGGCAGCGAGGAAAGCTCTAGAGATGGCACAGGTTGATCCTGAGGATCTGGACCTAGTCTTACTGTGCACGTCTACACCAGAGGATCTTTTTGGCAGCGCTCCTCAG ATTCAAAAAGCACTCGGTTGCAAGAATAATCCTTTGGCTTACGACATAACAGCTGCATGCAGTGGGTTTGTGCTAGGTCTGGTTTCAGCTGCTTGTCACATCAGGG GAGGTGGGTTTAACAATGTCCTAATTGTTGGTGCGGATTCTCTTTCACGATATGTTGATTGGACTGATCGAGGGACCTGCATTTTATTTGGCGACGCCGCGGGTGCTGTAGTGATGCAG GCCTGTGGAGCTGAAGATGATGGTTTATTCGCTTTTGACTTACATAGCGATGGAGATGGTCAAAG GCATCTAAATGCTTCTGTCAATGAAAACGAGACCAATCATGCCTTGGGTACTAACGGTTCAGTTAGAGATTTCCCTCCGAAACAATCCTCTTATTCCTGCATCCAAATGAATGGCAAAGAGGTTTTCCGTTTTGCCGTGCGCTGTGTGCCACAGTCAATCGAATCTTCCCTTGAGAAGGCCGGCCTTACTGGATCTAGCATCGACTGGCTGTTGCTTCACCAG GCAAACCAGAGGATCATTGATGCTGTAGCAACACGTTTGGAAATCCCTCGGGAGCGTGTCTTATCGAATCTGGCAAACTACGGTAACACAAGTGCTGCATCGATCCCCTTGGCCTTGGATGAAGCTGTTCGTAGTGGAAAGGTGAAGCCGGGCCACATGATTGCGACTGCAGGTTTCGGAGCTGGCCTAACTTGGGGGTCTGCCATTATTAGATGGGGATAA
- the LOC104443715 gene encoding probable trehalose-phosphate phosphatase F isoform X4 translates to MRASSPPRKRFIKDYRVEVALDDAEIAYCSWKIKHPSALNSFEQITKQAKKKKIAIFLDYDGTLSPIVDNPDDALMSNEMRLAVKNVAEFFPTTIISGRSRNKVHELVGLTELYYAGSHGMDIMGPVGVATSIDHHGCVKLADSQAEELKRFQPAGEFLPMIDEVFRTLVEKTKGIKGTIVENNKFCASVHYRNVDEKNWRTIARLVHNLLKNYPHLQITHGRKVLEIRPVVDWNKGKAVEFLLDSLGFANQADVLPIYIGDDRTDEDAFKMLGEKKCGIGILVSSVPKETKAFYSLRDPSEVMEFLKSLVAWKKMEDA, encoded by the exons ATGAGGGCCTCGTCTCCTCCTCGTAAAAGGTTTATAAAAGATTATCGTGTTGAAGTTGCTTTAGATGATGCCGAGATTGCCTATTGCTCTTGGAAG ATTAAGCATCCATCAGCACTCAATTCATTTGAGCAGATCACGAAGCAggctaagaagaaaaagatagccATATTTTTGGATTATGATGGGACTCTTTCGCCAATTGTAGACAACCCTGATGATGCACTGATGTCTAATGAA aTGCGTTTGGCCGTGAAAAACGTTGCAGAGTTCTTCCCAACTACCATTATTAGCGGGAGGAGTCGCAACAAG GTACATGAGTTGGTAGGACTGACTGAACTTTATTATGCTGGAAGCCATGGGATGGATATTATGGGTCCTGTGGGTGTTGCCACATCCATCGATCATCATGGCTGTGTCAAATTAGCTGACAGCCAG GCTGAGGAATTAAAGCGGTTTCAGCCTGCTGGAGAATTCTTACCAATGATTGATGAG GTTTTTAGAACCCTTGTTGAGAAGACAAAGGGAATCAAAGGCACAATAGTTGAGAACAACAAGTTCTGTGCCTCAGTACATTACCGAAATGTAGATGAAAAG AATTGGCGCACTATTGCTCGATTAGTCCACAATCTATTAAAAAACTACCCGCATTTGCAAATAACTCATGGACGGAAG GTTTTAGAAATCCGTCCTGTGGTGGACTGGAATAAGGGGAAAGCGGTGGAGTTTCTGCTTGATTCTCTCg GTTTCGCTAATCAAGCTGACGTGCTCCCGATCTATATTGGAGATGACAGAACTGATGAAGATGCATTTAAG ATGCTGGGTGAAAAGAAATGTGGCATTGGGATTTTGGTATCTTCAGTGCCCAAAGAAACAAAGGCATTTTACTCTCTCAGGGACCCATCGGAG GTGATGGAGTTTCTGAAGTCTCTTGTCGCgtggaagaagatggaagacGCATGA
- the LOC104443716 gene encoding monocopper oxidase-like protein SKU5 codes for MASNGLAAAVLLLLVHIGLLSSSCYADDPFVYFDFKVSYITASPLGVPQQVIAVNDKFPGPTINVTTNNNVVVNVRNKLDEGLLMHWSGIQQRRSSWQDGVLGTNCPIPPKWNWTYQFQVKDQIGSFFYFPSTYFQRASGGFGGFIINNRAIIPIPFATPDGDIVILIGDWYTRNHTALRKSLNGGKDLGMPNGVLINGKGPYQYNTTLVPDGIDYENITVDPGKTYRIRVHNVGISTSLNFRIQNHNLLLAESEGSYTVQQNYTSLDIHVGQSFSFLVTMDQNASSDYYIVASARFVNESLWKRVTGVAILHYTNSKGKAVGPLPDGPQDEYDKTYSMNQARSIRWNVSASGARPNPQGSFRYGSINVTDVYLLRNAPPVTIDGKRRTTLSGVSFVNPSTPIRLADQYKVKGAYKLDFPEKPLTGPPKMETSVINGTYRGFMEVILQNNDTKVQSYHMSGYAFFVVGMDYGEWTENSRGTYNKWDGIARSTVQVFPGAWTAILISLDNVGVWNLRTENLDSWYLGQETYVRIVNPEENNKTELPMPDNALYCGELSHLQKPEDISSGVTITASISTVAVTVLTILCALMSISR; via the exons ATGGCTTCGAACGGCCTCGCCGCCGCAGTTTTGCTGCTGCTCGTCCACATTGGCCTGCTCTCGAGCTCCTGCTATGCCGACGATCCGTTCGTCTACTTCGATTTCAAAGTCTCCTACATCACCGCCTCTCCGCTCGGCGTTCCTCAGCAG GTTATTGCTGTTAATGACAAGTTTCCAGGACCTACTATCAATGTCACTACTAACAACAATGTCGTTGTCAATGTGCGCAACAAGCTGGACGAGGGTCTTCTTATGCACTG GTCCGGGATACAGCAGCGGCGCAGTTCGTGGCAAGACGGTGTTCTGGGGACTAACTGCCCCATTCCTCCAAAGTGGAACTGGACTTACCAGTTCCAGGTCAAGGATCAAATTGGGAGCTTCTTCTACTTCCCCTCCACTTATTTCCAGAGAGCATCGGGCGGATTCGGTGGCTTCATTATCAACAACCGGGCTATAATCCCCATTCCCTTCGCGACTCCCGATGGTGATATTGTCATTCTGATCGGTGATTGGTATACCAGGAACCATACG GCCTTGAGGAAGTCCCTCAATGGTGGGAAAGATCTTGGGATGCCTAATGGTGTTCTTATTAATGGGAAAGGACCTTACCAATATAATACAACGCTGGTCCCGGATGGTATTGATTATGAAAACATTACAGTCGACCCAG GGAAAACATATCGCATCCGTGTGCACAATGTGGGAATATCAACAAGCTTGAATTTCAGGATTCAAAACCATAACCTCCTTTTGGCTGAGAGTGAGGGTTCATACACGGTGCAGCAGAATTATACTAGTTTGGACATCCACGTTGGTCAATCATTTTCATTCTTGGTGACAATGGATCAGAATGCTAGCTCTGATTATTACATTGTAGCAAGTGCCCGATTCGTGAATGAATCTCTTTGGAAAAGAGTAACTGGTGTCGCCATATTGCATTACACAAATTCAAAAGGGAAGGCAGTGGGCCCTCTTCCAGATGGGCCACAAGATGAATATGACAAAACCTATTCTATGAACCAAGCGAGATCAATCAG ATGGAATGTGAGTGCCAGTGGGGCTCGTCCCAATCCACAGGGGTCTTTCCGCTATGGCTCAATTAACGTGACTGATGTGTACTTATTGAGAAACGCTCCTCCAGTGACAATTGATGGAAAACGGCGCACGACGCTTAGTGGAGTTTCGTTTGTGAATCCTTCCACCCCAATCAGGCTCGCTGACCAGTACAAAGTGAAAGGAGCATACAAGCTTGACTTCCCCGAAAAACCACTGACCGGACCGCCGAAGATGGAAACATCTGTGATTAACGGAACTTATAGGGGATTTATGGAAGTAATATTGCAAAACAACGACACCAAGGTGCAGTCGTATCACATGAGCGGATATGCATTCTTTGTAGTGGG GATGGATTATGGCGAGTGGACAGAAAACAGCAGAGGGACGTATAATAAGTGGGATGGCATTGCCCGCTCCACAGTCCAG gtctTTCCTGGAGCATGGACAGCGATCCTTATATCCCTTGACAATGTCGGAGTTTGGAACTTGAGAACAGAAAACCTCGACTCATGGTACCTCGGCCAAGAAACTTACGTGAGGATCGTCAATCCAGAAGAGAATAATAAGACTGAGCTGCCCATGCCTGATAATGCTCTGTACTGCGGTGAACTTAGCCATCTGCAGAA GCCTGAAGATATCTCTTCGGGAGTCACAATCACTGCCAGTATATCAACCGTGGCTGTCACTGTGCTAACGATACTCTGCGCTCTCATGTCCATCTCCCGCTAG
- the LOC104443715 gene encoding probable trehalose-phosphate phosphatase F isoform X3, translating to MELKSTHSSPVLADPAPINKTRLGIHSNLSSSKCIPILRRKPGKLDEALSNGWLDAMRASSPPRKRFIKDYRVEVALDDAEIAYCSWKIKHPSALNSFEQITKQAKKKKIAIFLDYDGTLSPIVDNPDDALMSNEMRLAVKNVAEFFPTTIISGRSRNKVHELVGLTELYYAGSHGMDIMGPVGVATSIDHHGCVKLADSQAEELKRFQPAGEFLPMIDEVFRTLVEKTKGIKGTIVENNKFCASVHYRNVDEKNWRTIARLVHNLLKNYPHLQITHGRKVLEIRPVVDWNKGKAVEFLLDSLGFANQADVLPIYIGDDRTDEDAFKMLGEKKCGIGILVSSVPKETKAFYSLRDPSEVMEFLKSLVAWKKMEDA from the exons ATGGAACTCAAGTCTACTCATTCATCTCCTGTTCTTGCTGATCCTGCACCCATTAACAAGACAAGACTAGGCATTCATTCCAACTTGTCCTCTAGCAAATGCATACCGATACTGAGGAGAAAGCCGGGAAAGCTTGATGAGGCTCTCTCTAATGGCTGGCTAGATGCAATGAGGGCCTCGTCTCCTCCTCGTAAAAGGTTTATAAAAGATTATCGTGTTGAAGTTGCTTTAGATGATGCCGAGATTGCCTATTGCTCTTGGAAG ATTAAGCATCCATCAGCACTCAATTCATTTGAGCAGATCACGAAGCAggctaagaagaaaaagatagccATATTTTTGGATTATGATGGGACTCTTTCGCCAATTGTAGACAACCCTGATGATGCACTGATGTCTAATGAA aTGCGTTTGGCCGTGAAAAACGTTGCAGAGTTCTTCCCAACTACCATTATTAGCGGGAGGAGTCGCAACAAG GTACATGAGTTGGTAGGACTGACTGAACTTTATTATGCTGGAAGCCATGGGATGGATATTATGGGTCCTGTGGGTGTTGCCACATCCATCGATCATCATGGCTGTGTCAAATTAGCTGACAGCCAG GCTGAGGAATTAAAGCGGTTTCAGCCTGCTGGAGAATTCTTACCAATGATTGATGAG GTTTTTAGAACCCTTGTTGAGAAGACAAAGGGAATCAAAGGCACAATAGTTGAGAACAACAAGTTCTGTGCCTCAGTACATTACCGAAATGTAGATGAAAAG AATTGGCGCACTATTGCTCGATTAGTCCACAATCTATTAAAAAACTACCCGCATTTGCAAATAACTCATGGACGGAAG GTTTTAGAAATCCGTCCTGTGGTGGACTGGAATAAGGGGAAAGCGGTGGAGTTTCTGCTTGATTCTCTCg GTTTCGCTAATCAAGCTGACGTGCTCCCGATCTATATTGGAGATGACAGAACTGATGAAGATGCATTTAAG ATGCTGGGTGAAAAGAAATGTGGCATTGGGATTTTGGTATCTTCAGTGCCCAAAGAAACAAAGGCATTTTACTCTCTCAGGGACCCATCGGAG GTGATGGAGTTTCTGAAGTCTCTTGTCGCgtggaagaagatggaagacGCATGA
- the LOC104443715 gene encoding probable trehalose-phosphate phosphatase F isoform X2, whose protein sequence is MDCTPNSSDKKTLKRWFFIDKRTRLGIHSNLSSSKCIPILRRKPGKLDEALSNGWLDAMRASSPPRKRFIKDYRVEVALDDAEIAYCSWKIKHPSALNSFEQITKQAKKKKIAIFLDYDGTLSPIVDNPDDALMSNEMRLAVKNVAEFFPTTIISGRSRNKVHELVGLTELYYAGSHGMDIMGPVGVATSIDHHGCVKLADSQAEELKRFQPAGEFLPMIDEVFRTLVEKTKGIKGTIVENNKFCASVHYRNVDEKNWRTIARLVHNLLKNYPHLQITHGRKVLEIRPVVDWNKGKAVEFLLDSLGFANQADVLPIYIGDDRTDEDAFKMLGEKKCGIGILVSSVPKETKAFYSLRDPSEVMEFLKSLVAWKKMEDA, encoded by the exons ATGGACTGCACTCCCAATAGCAGTGATAAGAAAACTCTGAAGAGGTGGTTTTTCATTGACAAGAGG ACAAGACTAGGCATTCATTCCAACTTGTCCTCTAGCAAATGCATACCGATACTGAGGAGAAAGCCGGGAAAGCTTGATGAGGCTCTCTCTAATGGCTGGCTAGATGCAATGAGGGCCTCGTCTCCTCCTCGTAAAAGGTTTATAAAAGATTATCGTGTTGAAGTTGCTTTAGATGATGCCGAGATTGCCTATTGCTCTTGGAAG ATTAAGCATCCATCAGCACTCAATTCATTTGAGCAGATCACGAAGCAggctaagaagaaaaagatagccATATTTTTGGATTATGATGGGACTCTTTCGCCAATTGTAGACAACCCTGATGATGCACTGATGTCTAATGAA aTGCGTTTGGCCGTGAAAAACGTTGCAGAGTTCTTCCCAACTACCATTATTAGCGGGAGGAGTCGCAACAAG GTACATGAGTTGGTAGGACTGACTGAACTTTATTATGCTGGAAGCCATGGGATGGATATTATGGGTCCTGTGGGTGTTGCCACATCCATCGATCATCATGGCTGTGTCAAATTAGCTGACAGCCAG GCTGAGGAATTAAAGCGGTTTCAGCCTGCTGGAGAATTCTTACCAATGATTGATGAG GTTTTTAGAACCCTTGTTGAGAAGACAAAGGGAATCAAAGGCACAATAGTTGAGAACAACAAGTTCTGTGCCTCAGTACATTACCGAAATGTAGATGAAAAG AATTGGCGCACTATTGCTCGATTAGTCCACAATCTATTAAAAAACTACCCGCATTTGCAAATAACTCATGGACGGAAG GTTTTAGAAATCCGTCCTGTGGTGGACTGGAATAAGGGGAAAGCGGTGGAGTTTCTGCTTGATTCTCTCg GTTTCGCTAATCAAGCTGACGTGCTCCCGATCTATATTGGAGATGACAGAACTGATGAAGATGCATTTAAG ATGCTGGGTGAAAAGAAATGTGGCATTGGGATTTTGGTATCTTCAGTGCCCAAAGAAACAAAGGCATTTTACTCTCTCAGGGACCCATCGGAG GTGATGGAGTTTCTGAAGTCTCTTGTCGCgtggaagaagatggaagacGCATGA
- the LOC104443715 gene encoding probable trehalose-phosphate phosphatase F isoform X1: protein MQRFGNDKISRTQHSMDCTPNSSDKKTLKRWFFIDKRTRLGIHSNLSSSKCIPILRRKPGKLDEALSNGWLDAMRASSPPRKRFIKDYRVEVALDDAEIAYCSWKIKHPSALNSFEQITKQAKKKKIAIFLDYDGTLSPIVDNPDDALMSNEMRLAVKNVAEFFPTTIISGRSRNKVHELVGLTELYYAGSHGMDIMGPVGVATSIDHHGCVKLADSQAEELKRFQPAGEFLPMIDEVFRTLVEKTKGIKGTIVENNKFCASVHYRNVDEKNWRTIARLVHNLLKNYPHLQITHGRKVLEIRPVVDWNKGKAVEFLLDSLGFANQADVLPIYIGDDRTDEDAFKMLGEKKCGIGILVSSVPKETKAFYSLRDPSEVMEFLKSLVAWKKMEDA, encoded by the exons ATGCAACGCTTTGGAAATGATAAG ATCTCAAGAACTCAGCACTCAATGGACTGCACTCCCAATAGCAGTGATAAGAAAACTCTGAAGAGGTGGTTTTTCATTGACAAGAGG ACAAGACTAGGCATTCATTCCAACTTGTCCTCTAGCAAATGCATACCGATACTGAGGAGAAAGCCGGGAAAGCTTGATGAGGCTCTCTCTAATGGCTGGCTAGATGCAATGAGGGCCTCGTCTCCTCCTCGTAAAAGGTTTATAAAAGATTATCGTGTTGAAGTTGCTTTAGATGATGCCGAGATTGCCTATTGCTCTTGGAAG ATTAAGCATCCATCAGCACTCAATTCATTTGAGCAGATCACGAAGCAggctaagaagaaaaagatagccATATTTTTGGATTATGATGGGACTCTTTCGCCAATTGTAGACAACCCTGATGATGCACTGATGTCTAATGAA aTGCGTTTGGCCGTGAAAAACGTTGCAGAGTTCTTCCCAACTACCATTATTAGCGGGAGGAGTCGCAACAAG GTACATGAGTTGGTAGGACTGACTGAACTTTATTATGCTGGAAGCCATGGGATGGATATTATGGGTCCTGTGGGTGTTGCCACATCCATCGATCATCATGGCTGTGTCAAATTAGCTGACAGCCAG GCTGAGGAATTAAAGCGGTTTCAGCCTGCTGGAGAATTCTTACCAATGATTGATGAG GTTTTTAGAACCCTTGTTGAGAAGACAAAGGGAATCAAAGGCACAATAGTTGAGAACAACAAGTTCTGTGCCTCAGTACATTACCGAAATGTAGATGAAAAG AATTGGCGCACTATTGCTCGATTAGTCCACAATCTATTAAAAAACTACCCGCATTTGCAAATAACTCATGGACGGAAG GTTTTAGAAATCCGTCCTGTGGTGGACTGGAATAAGGGGAAAGCGGTGGAGTTTCTGCTTGATTCTCTCg GTTTCGCTAATCAAGCTGACGTGCTCCCGATCTATATTGGAGATGACAGAACTGATGAAGATGCATTTAAG ATGCTGGGTGAAAAGAAATGTGGCATTGGGATTTTGGTATCTTCAGTGCCCAAAGAAACAAAGGCATTTTACTCTCTCAGGGACCCATCGGAG GTGATGGAGTTTCTGAAGTCTCTTGTCGCgtggaagaagatggaagacGCATGA